The following DNA comes from Ornithobacterium rhinotracheale DSM 15997.
CTTCGGAATTTGAAACCACTCCAATTTCGGCAGAGAAATTACCGATTAACCAAACGCCACCTCTTCGCAACTACATTCGTGCGGGCTATGGGAACAATTCCACTTTGCGCCTCAACGGCTTTGTGAGCATGCCAATAGATGAGGATAAATCTGTGGGGCTCAATGCATCGTATCTAGGAACAGAACTAAACGATAAAACTTTGAAAAATTGGGTGAATACCAATCAATCTAAAATCAATGCCGAAGCTTTCTTTAATTATAATTTACAAGATGCTAAATTCACTTTAAAGGCGGGCGCAGGCGTTGATAAATTAAATCTTTACGGCATTCCGCAGGGCGTTTTGGCTACTTTGACTGAAAAACTAGACGCTCCGCAAAAATTCACAAGCGTGTATGCCAAAGCGGAATACGATAAATTCAATGAGGCGTATCTAAAAACGGCTAAAGCAGATGCGTATTATTTAAACAATAATTGGGGGAGCAACGAGCTTGGCTTTAAGGCTGAAACAAGTTTAAACACAGGCGACTTGTATGAAGCGGATTTCTTCGGTGGATTGATTTTGGGAGCCAAAGCCGATGCTAATTTAAATTACACTTTCACCAATGCCGAGGATTATTATTTCCATAGTTTAGCCAAAGCTAATTATTTAAATTTAGGAATTAAGCCACAATTTGTGATCAAAAACGAGGTGCTTAATTTACTTGCAGGAGCCAACCTGCAATATGTGACCGAATCGGAACAAAAAAACAATAAATTCCGAATTTTCCCAGCCATAGAGCTAAAGCTAAACACTGCTAAGGAGTTTGCCCTCTACGGAGGAATCACGGGAGGTGTGCAAATGAATTCTTACCAAAGTCTCTATAAAGAGAATCCATACATCGCTCCATCGTTTGGGCTTCTGCCTACAATCAACAAACTTGAACTTTACGGCGGAATCATGGGAGACATTGGCGAAAACTTTAAATACAACGCCAAAGCGGGATTGCAGGATTTGGAAAACGAAGTGTTTTTTATAGAATATGCCCAGTTTGATATCGCAAAACCAAAAAATTTAGGGTACAATTACTTCAATTCATTCAGCCCGTCTTACGACGATGCCAGACGCACCTACATCAACGGGAGCATTCAATACATTGGGGTAGATAAACTCTCGCTTGGAGCCAATTTATTGCTCCAGTCTTATAGCTTAACTCAACTGGACAAAGCCTTTGAAAAACCAAGTTTGCGTAGCTCCATAAACGCACAATATGCTTTGTTAAACGAAAGATTATTGCTCGGAGGAGATTTGTTTTTTGTGAGCAAAAGAACTGGCTTGCAACAAGGTTTCTTTTCAAACACAAAACATTTCTCTAATAAAAACATAGATGTCCCAGCTTATTTAGACTTTAACCTAAGCGGAAACTTTATGATTAATTCCCAATGGATTGTCTTTGCCGAAGGGAATAATCTTTTAAACAAAAATTACCAAAGGTTTACAAACTACGAAGTGCAAGGACTCACCATCACAGCAGGAGTGCAGTACAAATTTTAATTCAAAAATAAATTTAACTATGTATCCATATCAAAGAAATAGAAGAACTCGTAGCAACGAGGCGATTAGAAATATCGTAAGAGAAACAAGCCTAAGCACCCATGATTTAATGCTGCCGCTTTTCATCATGGAGGGCGAGAATTTAAGAGAAGAAATCCCTAGCATGCCAGGCGTTTATAGAATAACGCTCGATGTGCTGGAAAAAGAAATCCAAGAAATTTGGGATTTGGGCATTCAAGCCGTAAACATCTACTGCAAAGTGCCAGATGAGCTCAAAGACAACGAGGGTACCGAGGCTCTAAACCCTAATGGATTGATGCAACGCGCCATCAAAACCATTAAAAAAGCGCAAAAAGATATGCTCGTGTTTACCGATGTGGCACTTGACCCTGTCTCCTCTTACGGGCACGACGGAATTGTGGAAAATGGCGAAATCTTAAACGACGAAACGGTAGAAATTTTAGCTAAAATGGCACTTTCGCACGCCGAAGCTGGAGCCGATTTCATTGCCCCGTCCGACATGATGGATGGTCGCGTTTTAGCCATTCGTGAAATTTTAGAACAAAACGGATTCCACAATGTAGGTATCATGAGCTACACGGCAAAATACGCCAGCTCATTCTATGGGCCGTTCCGAGATGCGCTCGATTCTGCACCAGGATTTGGCGATAAAAAAACCTACCAAATGGATTATGCCAATGTGCAAGAAGCCTACCGCGAGGCAGATAATGACTTAATCGAGGGGGCAGACATCTTGATGGTGAAACCAGGCATGCCCTACCTAGATGTGCTTTATCGCATGAAAGAATATACCAAAATGCCAATTGCCGTGTACCAAGTAAGTGGCGAATATGCCATGCTGAAAGCTGCCGCAGAAAAAGGCTGGCTCGATTTTGAAAAATGCTTAATGGAATCCATGTATGCATTCAAACGCGCGGGTGCAGATTTAATCAACACCTATTATGCCAAAGAAGTGGCTACTATTTTGAATAGAAAATAGGAATTTAAGGCATTTTTAAACATCACTTAAAATCGTTTTTCAATTAATTTTGAAAGACGATTTTTTTATTTCAAAAGACTAAATTTAGCCAAATTTCGGTATCCAAAAAATATGATTTTTGTCGTATTTGTGTTTTTAAAACACTTTTATTAAGTGAGTTTCATACACTTTTTAGTTTTTTTAACGGGTAAAAAGTGCTAAACATTCCATATGTAAGCGCAAAAATGCTTATCTTCACGACCTTAAAAATTTAATTAAACATTAAAATTATAAACAAAATGATGACAAATTTCTCACTCGAAGGTAAAACTGCTCTTGTAACTGGAGCATCTTACGGAATTGGTTACGCTATCGCGTCTGCATTAGGAAAAGCTGGTGCAAAAATCGTTTTCAACGACATTAACCAAGATTTAGTAAACCAAGGTCTAGAGTCTTACAAAAACGACGGACTTGAGGCGTATGGTTATGTATGCGATGTTACAGACGAAGATGCTGTAAATGAGCTAGTAGCTACCGTAGAAAAAGAAGTAGGAGTAATCGACATTTTGGTAAACAACGCAGGAATCATCAAGCGTGTTCCTATGCACGAAATGAGTGCTGCTGAGTTCCGTAAAGTAATCGATGTGGACTTAAACGCTCCATTTATCGTGGCTAAAGCGGTAATCCCAAGCATGATCAAAAAAGGACACGGAAAAATCATCAACATCTGTTCTATGATGTCTGAGCTTGGTCGTGAAACTGTATCTGCTTACGCTGCTGCAAAAGGTGGTTTAAAAATGCTTACTCGCAACATCGCATCTGAGTATGGTGAGCACAACATTCAATGTAATGGTATCGGTCCTGGGTACATCGCTACTCCACAAACTGCTCCACTTCGTGAAAAACAAGCTGACGGAAGCCGCCACCCATTCGATTCATTCATTATCGCAAAAACTCCTGCCGCTAGATGGGGAACTCCAGAAGATTTACAAGGTCCTGCTGTGTTCTTAGCATCTGATGCCTCTAACTTCGTAAATGGGCATGTGCTTTATGTAGACGGTGGTATCTTAGCCTACATTGGAAAACAACCTAAATAATCCCCTGTATGGCTAATATCTTTGAATATATTATACAACTAGGTGCTGCAGTGATGATGCCCATTATCTTCTCGATTTTGGGCATTGCGCTCGGCATTAAACCTGGAAAAGCTGTCTTATCTGGTCTCTATGTAGGGGTAGGTTTTGTGGGATTATCCATCATCACCGCTTTGCTTACCAGTAGCATGGGGCCAAGCCTTGACCAAGTGGTGAAAATCTATGATTTAAAGCTTAAAGTCTTTGACATGGGATGGCCAGCGGCAGCTGCCGTAGCCTATAACACTGCGGTGGGGGCACTTATTATTCCTGTATGTTTAGGCGTAAACTTAGTTTTATTGCTTTTAAGATGTACTAAAACCGTAAACATCGACTTGTGGAACTACTGGCACTTTGCATTCATTGGGGCAATTGTGTATTTTGCAAGCGATAATATTTATTGGGGATTTTTCGCAGCCATCATCTGCTACATCATTACACTTGTAATGGCAGATTTAACGGCCAATAAATTCCAAAACTACTACGAAGGCATGGAAGGAATCTCTATTCCGCAACCTTTCTGTCAAGGAATGGTGCCATTTGCCGTAGTCATCAACAAAGCATTGGATTTAATTCCTGGTTTCGAAAAATTAAACATCGATGCCGAGGGAATGAAGAAAAAATTCGGATTGCTTGGTCAGCCATTATTCTTAGGAATCATCATAGGATGTGGTATCGGTATTTTAGCAAGAGAAGATGTAAAAGGATTTTTAGGTTTAGGTATTAAAATGGGAGCCGTAATGGAATTAATCCCTAGAATTACCCGCCTATTTATCGAAGGGCTTCACCCAATTTCTGAAGCGACTAAAAAACTTATCGATAAGAAATTCCAAGGAAAAA
Coding sequences within:
- the hemB gene encoding porphobilinogen synthase codes for the protein MYPYQRNRRTRSNEAIRNIVRETSLSTHDLMLPLFIMEGENLREEIPSMPGVYRITLDVLEKEIQEIWDLGIQAVNIYCKVPDELKDNEGTEALNPNGLMQRAIKTIKKAQKDMLVFTDVALDPVSSYGHDGIVENGEILNDETVEILAKMALSHAEAGADFIAPSDMMDGRVLAIREILEQNGFHNVGIMSYTAKYASSFYGPFRDALDSAPGFGDKKTYQMDYANVQEAYREADNDLIEGADILMVKPGMPYLDVLYRMKEYTKMPIAVYQVSGEYAMLKAAAEKGWLDFEKCLMESMYAFKRAGADLINTYYAKEVATILNRK
- a CDS encoding PTS galactitol transporter subunit IIC — its product is MANIFEYIIQLGAAVMMPIIFSILGIALGIKPGKAVLSGLYVGVGFVGLSIITALLTSSMGPSLDQVVKIYDLKLKVFDMGWPAAAAVAYNTAVGALIIPVCLGVNLVLLLLRCTKTVNIDLWNYWHFAFIGAIVYFASDNIYWGFFAAIICYIITLVMADLTANKFQNYYEGMEGISIPQPFCQGMVPFAVVINKALDLIPGFEKLNIDAEGMKKKFGLLGQPLFLGIIIGCGIGILAREDVKGFLGLGIKMGAVMELIPRITRLFIEGLHPISEATKKLIDKKFQGKIDLNIGMTPALVIGHPATLVVSLLLIPVTLILSVYLPGNEFLPLASLAGMFYLFPLVLPITNGNVVKSFIVGLVVLIIGLYFVTDLAPSFTLAAKDVYEKTGDKAVAIPPGFEGGALDFASSIFTWVIFKAISWFKYIGMAVLSIFTLGMLWYNRRAILREHRERNSVAVEVDNTPTK
- a CDS encoding gluconate 5-dehydrogenase, with product MTNFSLEGKTALVTGASYGIGYAIASALGKAGAKIVFNDINQDLVNQGLESYKNDGLEAYGYVCDVTDEDAVNELVATVEKEVGVIDILVNNAGIIKRVPMHEMSAAEFRKVIDVDLNAPFIVAKAVIPSMIKKGHGKIINICSMMSELGRETVSAYAAAKGGLKMLTRNIASEYGEHNIQCNGIGPGYIATPQTAPLREKQADGSRHPFDSFIIAKTPAARWGTPEDLQGPAVFLASDASNFVNGHVLYVDGGILAYIGKQPK
- a CDS encoding porin family protein, with the translated sequence MKKIVSLSVLSLSVLSFAQIKQGEVNVNGENQIKQGEVTVKRHYEPNVNAAEKIKQTPKVSAPKTKKHSVINYQTKDIEAASEFETTPISAEKLPINQTPPLRNYIRAGYGNNSTLRLNGFVSMPIDEDKSVGLNASYLGTELNDKTLKNWVNTNQSKINAEAFFNYNLQDAKFTLKAGAGVDKLNLYGIPQGVLATLTEKLDAPQKFTSVYAKAEYDKFNEAYLKTAKADAYYLNNNWGSNELGFKAETSLNTGDLYEADFFGGLILGAKADANLNYTFTNAEDYYFHSLAKANYLNLGIKPQFVIKNEVLNLLAGANLQYVTESEQKNNKFRIFPAIELKLNTAKEFALYGGITGGVQMNSYQSLYKENPYIAPSFGLLPTINKLELYGGIMGDIGENFKYNAKAGLQDLENEVFFIEYAQFDIAKPKNLGYNYFNSFSPSYDDARRTYINGSIQYIGVDKLSLGANLLLQSYSLTQLDKAFEKPSLRSSINAQYALLNERLLLGGDLFFVSKRTGLQQGFFSNTKHFSNKNIDVPAYLDFNLSGNFMINSQWIVFAEGNNLLNKNYQRFTNYEVQGLTITAGVQYKF